A single region of the Rhizobium sp. NLR16a genome encodes:
- a CDS encoding isoprenylcysteine carboxylmethyltransferase family protein produces the protein MNNRHLIIADVIGRIGICSYSILVVWTKIARTMTTGDYPSQGVVFLIAEIAAILFIGMMCVVTLTRMPQVRSARGVEPYLTAMGGTFLFLLIAFLPPPMALPDAVRLAAMVLMIVGFLSSAYMLAILGRSFSIAPGARALVTTGPYSIVRHPLYLTEEIFIIGMILFSFSPWTVFLGIVHWCLQLRRMSNEETVLRAAFPDYRSYASRVPRVIPFLPMRGKRATTIG, from the coding sequence ATGAACAATCGACACTTGATTATTGCAGATGTCATCGGCAGGATTGGCATCTGCTCCTATTCAATACTTGTTGTGTGGACCAAGATCGCTCGGACGATGACGACCGGCGACTATCCGTCCCAAGGCGTCGTATTCCTGATAGCTGAGATCGCTGCGATCTTATTTATCGGCATGATGTGTGTCGTGACCCTGACGAGAATGCCCCAGGTGCGGTCTGCGCGCGGCGTTGAACCATACCTGACGGCGATGGGAGGCACCTTCCTCTTCCTGCTGATCGCCTTCCTGCCTCCGCCAATGGCGTTGCCAGATGCTGTGCGCCTTGCCGCAATGGTTCTGATGATCGTCGGCTTCCTTTCATCGGCATATATGCTTGCGATCCTCGGCCGCAGTTTCAGCATAGCACCTGGCGCAAGAGCTCTGGTCACAACGGGGCCATATTCCATCGTCCGGCACCCGCTCTATCTGACCGAGGAGATATTCATTATCGGAATGATCCTGTTCAGCTTTTCTCCGTGGACGGTATTTCTCGGAATCGTGCATTGGTGTCTGCAACTTCGCCGAATGAGCAACGAAGAGACGGTGCTCCGGGCGGCATTCCCAGACTACCGGTCGTATGCCTCGCGCGTGCCCAGGGTGATTCCGTTTTTGCCCATGCGCGGCAAACGCGCCACGACCATTGGATAA
- a CDS encoding FkbM family methyltransferase, with protein MVLLRLADWLYRYCYPLYYPLYSVWKAVSERRERALMRAMISPGMIVADIGANIGIYTRLFSDLTGTAGHVHAFEPAPANFEKLEATVTGLSNVSLRHAAVGAASGTTRLYVSAELNVDHRTFDSGDGRASIDVPMVKLDDYFSPGQRVDFIKIDVQGYELSVLQGAERVLRENRDIRVFMEFWPYGLSKASVKPSELTRFLEMLNFEFHNIADPSGAAFNSESLDPTNASQYCNLIVARRAPANHNIR; from the coding sequence ATGGTTTTGCTGCGTCTCGCCGATTGGCTCTATCGATATTGTTATCCCCTTTATTACCCTCTCTATTCCGTATGGAAGGCAGTTTCAGAACGACGTGAGCGCGCCCTGATGCGGGCGATGATTTCACCGGGCATGATCGTCGCCGATATCGGCGCAAATATCGGAATATATACCCGCCTGTTCTCCGATCTGACGGGAACGGCCGGCCATGTGCATGCCTTCGAGCCCGCACCGGCGAACTTCGAAAAGCTCGAAGCGACGGTAACCGGCTTGTCGAATGTATCGCTGCGGCACGCCGCGGTAGGAGCGGCCAGCGGCACCACAAGGCTATATGTCTCGGCCGAGCTGAACGTCGATCACCGAACCTTTGACAGTGGCGACGGGCGAGCGAGCATCGACGTCCCGATGGTGAAGCTCGACGATTATTTTTCGCCAGGGCAGCGGGTCGATTTTATCAAAATCGATGTTCAGGGATACGAGCTGAGCGTTCTGCAGGGTGCCGAGCGGGTCCTGCGGGAGAATCGCGACATCAGGGTATTCATGGAATTCTGGCCTTACGGCTTGTCGAAAGCATCGGTGAAGCCGTCTGAGCTCACCAGATTCCTGGAGATGCTGAATTTTGAGTTCCACAACATAGCGGATCCATCTGGCGCTGCTTTCAATTCCGAGAGCCTCGATCCGACAAACGCGAGCCAATATTGCAATCTGATCGTTGCAAGAAGAGCGCCCGCCAATCACAACATCCGTTAA
- a CDS encoding DegQ family serine endoprotease → MSGIHRKHYAAALVGAAVIAGAASLPFTVNSSNAFAAPSDTGGVLAASGSFASVVDADKPAVVTITTTMKTTDVSADQQSPMDEQFRQFFEDQGIPLPRPAPQHRGSEHAMALGSGFIISADGVIVTNNHVIDNALDIKVTLDDGTELPAKLIGTDPKSDVAVLKVEAGKPLQTVAWGDSDRLKLGDQILAIGNPFGIGTTVTAGIVSARGRDLHSGPYDDFIQIDAPINHGNSGGPLVDREGKVVGINTAIYSPNGGSVGVGFAIPSDEAKEIVAKLEKDGSINHGYLGVQIQPVTKDVADAVGLDKTGGALVAAVSADTPAAHAGLKPGDIVTSVGGETVKTPKDLSRLVADLSPGTRKSLGVWRDGKTIDLNVTVGANADGQKQASAASPEAQGQASGQPSLGIGLAELTPDVRQQLNLPRSASGALVASVNPDKSAAAAGIQSGDVIVAVNDRPVHNARDVKAAIAEAGKAGRKSVLLLVERDGSKTFIAVPLAA, encoded by the coding sequence ATGTCAGGCATCCACCGCAAACATTACGCCGCAGCGCTTGTCGGGGCCGCCGTCATCGCCGGCGCCGCCAGCCTCCCCTTCACCGTCAATTCGTCCAACGCCTTTGCCGCGCCTTCCGATACCGGCGGCGTTCTCGCCGCGAGCGGCTCCTTCGCCTCCGTCGTCGACGCCGACAAGCCTGCCGTCGTCACCATCACCACGACGATGAAGACGACGGATGTCAGCGCCGATCAGCAATCGCCGATGGACGAGCAGTTCCGCCAGTTCTTCGAGGATCAGGGCATTCCGCTGCCTCGCCCGGCGCCGCAGCATCGAGGTTCGGAACATGCGATGGCGCTCGGCTCCGGCTTCATCATCAGCGCCGACGGCGTGATCGTCACCAACAACCATGTCATCGACAATGCGCTCGACATCAAGGTGACGCTCGACGACGGCACGGAACTTCCGGCCAAGCTGATCGGCACCGATCCGAAATCCGATGTGGCCGTGTTGAAGGTCGAGGCGGGCAAGCCGCTGCAGACCGTCGCCTGGGGTGATTCCGACAGGCTGAAGCTCGGCGACCAGATCCTGGCGATCGGCAACCCCTTCGGCATCGGCACCACGGTGACGGCGGGCATCGTCTCGGCCCGCGGCCGCGACCTGCATAGCGGGCCCTATGACGATTTCATCCAGATCGATGCGCCGATCAACCACGGCAATTCGGGCGGTCCGCTCGTCGATCGTGAGGGCAAGGTCGTCGGCATCAACACCGCCATCTATTCGCCGAACGGCGGCAGCGTCGGCGTCGGCTTCGCCATTCCCTCGGACGAGGCCAAGGAGATCGTCGCCAAGCTCGAGAAGGACGGTTCGATCAATCACGGCTATCTCGGCGTGCAGATCCAGCCGGTGACGAAAGACGTTGCCGATGCCGTCGGCCTCGACAAGACCGGCGGCGCGCTGGTGGCCGCCGTCTCCGCCGATACGCCGGCCGCCCATGCCGGCCTGAAGCCCGGCGACATCGTCACCTCGGTCGGCGGCGAGACCGTCAAGACGCCGAAGGACCTGTCGCGCCTCGTCGCCGATCTTTCGCCGGGCACGCGGAAATCGCTCGGCGTCTGGCGCGACGGCAAGACCATCGATCTCAACGTCACCGTCGGCGCCAATGCCGACGGCCAGAAGCAGGCCTCGGCGGCAAGCCCGGAAGCGCAGGGCCAGGCCTCCGGCCAGCCGAGCCTCGGCATCGGCCTTGCCGAGCTGACGCCCGATGTGCGCCAGCAGCTCAACCTGCCGCGCTCGGCCAGCGGCGCGCTGGTCGCCAGCGTCAATCCGGACAAATCGGCCGCTGCCGCCGGCATTCAGTCGGGCGATGTCATCGTCGCGGTCAACGACCGGCCGGTGCACAATGCCCGCGACGTCAAGGCCGCTATCGCCGAAGCCGGCAAGGCCGGCCGCAAATCCGTGCTGCTGCTCGTCGAACGCGACGGCAGTAAGACCTTCATTGCTGTGCCACTTGCCGCCTGA
- a CDS encoding FkbM family methyltransferase, producing the protein MLSTSKKILIARYLSKAVLFVRGCVGLPATVIAKRRGISWSLDLRDGVDFAIYLLGGFEVRTLDRYRELIAEGDVVLDIGANVGSHTLPLAQLVGGTGRVISFEPTAHAFAKQKANISLNPTLAKRIDAHQMMLMASASEAMPEAVYSSWPLEVAEDLHSEHHGRLMSTQGARLGTLDETLRDLGLVKVDFIKLDVDGNELAVLLGAAATLNEYQPRIMLELAPYVYADNPGDFDRLLKLLWKAGYEIGEMASGRKLPEDADKVRAMIAEGGGMNVLVRSKNPKGR; encoded by the coding sequence ATGTTATCCACCAGCAAAAAAATCCTGATCGCTCGTTATCTATCTAAAGCGGTCTTGTTCGTCCGAGGTTGCGTTGGCTTACCCGCGACCGTCATTGCGAAGCGCCGCGGAATAAGTTGGTCGCTAGACCTGAGGGACGGTGTTGATTTTGCGATCTACCTATTAGGTGGGTTCGAGGTCAGAACGCTCGATCGATATAGAGAGCTGATAGCAGAGGGAGACGTCGTCCTCGATATCGGCGCCAATGTGGGTTCTCATACACTGCCCCTGGCGCAATTGGTGGGCGGAACCGGCAGGGTAATCTCCTTCGAGCCGACGGCTCATGCATTCGCGAAACAGAAAGCCAATATTTCGCTCAACCCGACGCTCGCCAAGCGAATCGACGCTCACCAGATGATGCTTATGGCAAGTGCGTCCGAAGCGATGCCCGAAGCGGTCTATTCAAGCTGGCCGCTAGAAGTTGCCGAAGATTTGCACAGCGAACACCACGGTCGTCTGATGTCGACACAGGGCGCGCGGCTCGGCACCCTGGACGAAACACTGCGGGATCTTGGGCTCGTCAAGGTTGATTTCATAAAGCTTGACGTTGACGGAAATGAGCTTGCGGTTCTACTGGGGGCGGCAGCGACGCTTAACGAGTACCAGCCGCGTATAATGCTTGAACTGGCCCCCTATGTTTATGCTGATAATCCCGGAGACTTCGATCGATTGTTGAAGCTTCTATGGAAGGCCGGCTATGAAATTGGCGAAATGGCATCTGGCAGGAAGCTGCCTGAAGACGCCGACAAAGTACGCGCGATGATAGCGGAAGGTGGCGGTATGAATGTGCTGGTCAGAAGCAAGAACCCCAAGGGAAGGTAG
- a CDS encoding DUF1515 domain-containing protein, translating to MTSNDDILRALGRVEGRLTGIEENVALLRQEMSDEKANAHEGRAVIHKRLDEQARQIAHLDTRVAMTGGANAQIRAEIRALKETVEKNQEMVGPALDEWKRMKSIGYGISGLIAFAGLTTGGVIAYASDGAVAALRHWLKIS from the coding sequence ATGACATCCAATGACGATATCCTGCGCGCTCTGGGGCGCGTCGAGGGCAGGCTGACCGGCATCGAGGAAAACGTCGCGCTGCTCCGCCAGGAGATGAGCGACGAAAAGGCCAATGCCCATGAGGGCCGCGCCGTGATCCACAAGCGGCTCGACGAACAGGCAAGGCAGATCGCCCATCTCGATACCAGGGTGGCGATGACAGGCGGAGCCAACGCGCAGATCCGCGCCGAGATCAGGGCGCTCAAGGAAACCGTCGAGAAGAACCAGGAGATGGTCGGCCCGGCGCTCGACGAGTGGAAACGGATGAAATCGATCGGCTATGGCATCTCAGGGCTGATCGCCTTCGCCGGGCTGACGACGGGCGGGGTCATCGCCTATGCCAGCGATGGCGCGGTGGCGGCACTCAGGCATTGGCTGAAGATCAGTTGA
- a CDS encoding lysylphosphatidylglycerol synthase transmembrane domain-containing protein codes for MRERLYKSWSKAAAAAPAHQRLRMIIASAISIFSLMFLLKAVDWEEAVRIFRSGISVASLLWFMLVTFGIAVGYAVRWRLLLDGKIGYGTSLMASLLGLGANMFLPARGGDLLRVHYSRVVATVPYVDALGRLLIEKMVDLVTIISVGILSLVLLNHSLNSEYRNLLLAIMSGAIVGIFLSAVLVRNFGDRVVPILRPVFGLLRLQDFFDRHVIHFIRNSARSLSLSVTIVPAVLTLVLWLSAYALAYIFVARFVGVALSYQESLFVLFAGGLGLMIPAAPSGVGTFHASVVSAFVLLGRSPSEGLLLATAVHCLFFVVYVVPAALILGHWRLNRLAPR; via the coding sequence ATGCGTGAGAGGCTGTATAAATCGTGGAGCAAAGCAGCGGCGGCGGCTCCCGCACATCAACGCCTGCGGATGATAATAGCCTCGGCAATAAGCATTTTCTCCCTGATGTTCCTGCTAAAGGCGGTGGATTGGGAGGAAGCCGTCCGCATTTTTCGCAGCGGAATATCCGTCGCATCGCTCCTGTGGTTTATGCTTGTCACCTTCGGTATTGCTGTGGGTTATGCGGTGCGGTGGCGCCTGTTGCTGGATGGCAAGATCGGTTACGGAACATCCCTCATGGCCTCCCTGCTCGGCCTGGGCGCCAACATGTTCCTTCCTGCGAGAGGTGGAGACCTCTTGCGTGTACATTACAGCCGAGTTGTCGCGACTGTCCCCTACGTAGACGCTCTTGGTAGGCTTCTGATCGAAAAGATGGTCGACTTGGTGACGATCATTTCCGTCGGCATATTGTCTTTGGTTTTACTGAACCATAGCCTGAATTCCGAATACCGAAATCTGCTCCTGGCCATCATGTCTGGTGCAATAGTTGGGATATTTCTATCGGCAGTCCTGGTAAGGAATTTCGGCGATCGGGTTGTCCCGATATTGCGGCCCGTCTTCGGTCTCCTGCGACTGCAAGATTTCTTTGACCGTCACGTTATTCATTTTATCCGAAATTCAGCGCGAAGCTTATCTCTGTCCGTGACCATCGTTCCGGCCGTTCTCACGCTGGTTTTGTGGCTTTCGGCATATGCCCTTGCGTATATCTTCGTCGCCCGATTTGTCGGCGTCGCGCTGAGTTATCAAGAATCGCTGTTCGTGTTGTTTGCCGGCGGGTTGGGCCTGATGATCCCAGCTGCGCCATCCGGCGTCGGCACCTTCCATGCGTCCGTCGTTTCGGCATTCGTGCTGCTTGGGCGGTCGCCATCGGAGGGGTTGCTCCTGGCAACAGCCGTTCATTGTCTCTTTTTTGTGGTGTACGTCGTGCCTGCAGCCCTCATCCTGGGACATTGGCGCTTGAACCGCTTGGCGCCGAGATAA
- a CDS encoding lysozyme: MANRLQKGSAAAAMAVALVGSFEGLRQHAYPDPATQGQPWTICYGSTNGVKPGDHKTVGECRALLSLELQRYANGIEQCVTVPLPDARFVALTSFAYNVGIRAACGSSAVKLINQGRPAEGCEALLKWNRAAGITFPGLTRRRQKERAFCLEGI, encoded by the coding sequence ATGGCAAACCGCCTGCAGAAAGGTAGCGCCGCGGCCGCGATGGCCGTTGCTTTGGTCGGAAGCTTCGAAGGGCTCCGGCAGCATGCCTATCCGGACCCTGCCACCCAGGGCCAGCCGTGGACGATCTGCTACGGCAGCACCAATGGCGTGAAGCCGGGCGACCATAAGACGGTGGGAGAGTGCAGGGCGCTGCTTTCGCTCGAGCTGCAGCGGTACGCCAATGGCATAGAGCAGTGCGTCACCGTCCCGCTTCCGGATGCCCGCTTCGTGGCGCTGACCTCGTTCGCCTACAATGTCGGCATCAGGGCGGCCTGCGGCTCGAGCGCAGTCAAGCTCATCAACCAGGGCAGGCCGGCCGAGGGCTGCGAGGCGCTCCTCAAATGGAACCGCGCCGCCGGTATCACCTTTCCCGGCCTGACGCGCCGCCGGCAGAAGGAGCGCGCCTTCTGCCTGGAGGGCATCTGA
- a CDS encoding glycosyltransferase family 2 protein: MKNYFYSLVRKYIGLFVLGQNSVVEIDPTTPLLVGKFPQGKVAFRSGTQPTESVNEFDQHKVVKVEEVADNKPDYLIISGLIHYERDIQSMFAQARALCSQETRLVLTYYSSMWRPLATLASRLGLRRRVPESNWLAHEDVQNLLTLEDFELIRLDQKVLIPVYIPLISGFVNRCLAPLPLLRTLCLLNIAIARPIGDAASKTKPSVSIVVPARNEAGNIEDIVKRLPVMGPDDELIFVEGNSTDATWEAIQEAQQRYGGERTILSAQQDGKGKGDAVRKGFSLATKEILMILDADMTVPPEDLPKFYNAIKDGKGEFINGTRLVYPMEKEAMRFFNLLGNKFFALAFSFVLGQRYKDTLCGTKVISRSNYLKLQANRSYFGDFDPFGDFDLIFGAARMGLKIVEVPIGYRERLYGETNISRWRHGAILLAMLIFAARRIKFL, translated from the coding sequence ATGAAAAATTATTTCTATTCTCTCGTGAGAAAGTACATTGGGCTGTTTGTCTTAGGCCAGAATTCTGTGGTCGAGATCGATCCGACGACGCCGCTTCTGGTCGGCAAATTTCCTCAGGGCAAGGTGGCGTTTCGTTCAGGAACGCAACCGACCGAATCCGTGAATGAATTTGATCAGCATAAGGTCGTCAAGGTCGAAGAGGTCGCTGACAACAAACCTGATTACCTGATCATCAGCGGCCTCATTCACTACGAACGAGACATACAGAGCATGTTCGCTCAGGCACGTGCGTTGTGCTCGCAAGAGACACGGCTTGTCCTTACCTATTACAGCAGTATGTGGCGGCCGCTTGCAACGCTCGCGTCCAGGCTCGGTCTGCGCCGGCGGGTTCCTGAATCGAATTGGCTTGCCCATGAAGACGTCCAGAATCTTCTGACGCTCGAAGACTTCGAATTGATACGACTGGACCAGAAGGTCCTAATCCCGGTTTACATCCCACTGATCAGTGGCTTTGTTAACCGTTGCCTTGCTCCTCTTCCGCTTCTTCGAACTCTCTGCCTTCTCAACATCGCGATTGCGAGGCCGATCGGCGATGCCGCGTCGAAGACCAAGCCATCGGTGTCAATCGTCGTTCCAGCGAGAAACGAGGCTGGAAATATCGAGGATATTGTCAAACGGTTGCCGGTTATGGGGCCGGACGACGAACTCATTTTTGTCGAAGGCAATTCAACCGACGCGACGTGGGAGGCGATCCAGGAAGCGCAACAGCGTTATGGCGGCGAACGCACTATCCTGAGTGCCCAGCAGGATGGCAAGGGTAAAGGCGATGCCGTCAGGAAGGGTTTTTCGCTAGCCACCAAGGAAATCTTGATGATTCTCGACGCGGACATGACCGTTCCGCCCGAGGATTTGCCGAAATTCTACAATGCCATCAAGGACGGGAAAGGCGAGTTCATCAACGGCACTCGCTTGGTCTATCCGATGGAAAAGGAGGCGATGCGCTTCTTCAATCTCCTGGGCAACAAGTTCTTCGCATTGGCTTTCTCCTTCGTTCTTGGCCAGAGATACAAAGACACCCTGTGCGGAACCAAGGTGATCAGCCGCTCCAATTATCTCAAGCTTCAGGCAAACAGATCCTACTTCGGTGATTTCGACCCCTTTGGTGATTTCGACCTGATCTTCGGCGCGGCGCGGATGGGCCTCAAGATCGTCGAGGTTCCGATCGGCTATCGCGAAAGACTCTATGGTGAAACGAACATCTCGCGTTGGCGCCACGGTGCCATTCTGTTGGCCATGCTGATTTTTGCGGCAAGACGAATAAAGTTTCTCTGA
- a CDS encoding LacI family DNA-binding transcriptional regulator, with protein MKNSVERRRKAERGMQVKLSDVAKKVGVSPITISRALRNPEIVSEDLREEILRTVEEMGYIPNLAARALAGRHNGTIGVITPALHQYGFAGLMIGIEDRFRGTEFTVQYSSTLHHGEGEAGLLKSILTQKPAGVIIAGAESYRDLLPLMASAACPIAHITDLSQEPQRLVVGLDHHAAGAEPTRFLLSRGYSRIAFIGRGADVRSRRRIEGYEAVMREAGRFDDDLIIGGDAPSRIGLGRELFSRLLERAPDVDAAFAQSDELAFGVLIECKARGIRVPEDVGICGFNDLEFSPFIEPSLTTVHIPRYDIGNRVADMLLRVIHDEPPDEDRVNCGFSIVPRGSTR; from the coding sequence ATGAAGAATTCGGTTGAGCGGAGACGGAAAGCCGAGCGCGGGATGCAGGTGAAGCTGAGCGATGTGGCGAAGAAGGTGGGCGTCAGCCCGATCACCATTTCGCGCGCCTTGCGCAATCCGGAAATCGTCTCGGAGGATCTGCGCGAGGAGATTCTGCGCACGGTCGAGGAGATGGGCTATATTCCCAATCTTGCCGCCCGGGCGCTGGCCGGCCGCCACAACGGCACCATCGGCGTCATCACGCCCGCCCTGCATCAGTACGGTTTCGCCGGCCTGATGATCGGTATCGAGGATCGCTTCCGCGGCACGGAGTTCACCGTGCAATATTCCAGCACGCTGCACCATGGCGAGGGCGAAGCCGGGCTGCTGAAATCCATCCTGACGCAGAAGCCGGCCGGCGTCATCATCGCCGGCGCCGAATCCTATCGCGATCTTCTGCCGCTGATGGCGAGCGCCGCCTGTCCCATCGCCCATATCACCGATCTCAGCCAGGAGCCGCAAAGGCTGGTCGTCGGCCTTGATCACCATGCGGCCGGCGCCGAGCCCACCCGCTTTCTGCTGTCGAGGGGCTATAGTCGGATCGCCTTCATCGGCCGCGGCGCCGATGTCCGCTCGCGCCGGCGCATCGAGGGTTATGAGGCGGTGATGCGGGAAGCCGGCCGGTTCGACGACGATCTCATCATCGGCGGGGATGCGCCGAGCCGCATCGGCCTTGGCAGAGAGCTGTTTTCCCGCCTGCTCGAGCGCGCGCCCGATGTCGATGCCGCCTTTGCCCAGAGCGACGAACTGGCCTTCGGCGTGCTGATCGAATGCAAGGCGCGCGGCATCCGCGTGCCGGAGGATGTCGGCATCTGCGGCTTCAACGATCTGGAATTTTCGCCCTTCATCGAGCCGTCGCTGACGACGGTGCATATCCCGCGCTACGACATCGGCAACCGCGTCGCCGACATGCTGCTGCGCGTCATCCACGACGAGCCGCCCGACGAAGACAGGGTCAATTGCGGCTTTTCGATCGTGCCGCGCGGTTCGACGCGATAA
- a CDS encoding class I SAM-dependent methyltransferase, whose product METENALYEADLAQTLANRERLSANPNLMHWYGELYKEMFRQEPDIAVNTVLEIGSGTSPLKRFLPNVITSDVLKLDYLDFVFDCHEIAGLPDVADHSVDVITMTNVLHHLKDPLVFLRGATRKLKKGGRVYVTEPYLSWFSYPMYKLLHHEPVDFSIRRPVLDTVQGPLSTSNQAMPHMIFFQRPDWLAELADCYSLEKTRISYFTSLSYMVTGGISRTFPVPSWAYKPYFKLDKAIGTALPKVFASFFTARLTSREEV is encoded by the coding sequence ATGGAAACCGAAAACGCTCTCTATGAGGCGGATCTTGCTCAGACGCTGGCAAATCGCGAGCGGCTAAGCGCAAATCCGAACCTGATGCACTGGTATGGTGAGCTCTACAAGGAGATGTTTCGACAGGAACCGGATATTGCCGTGAATACCGTTCTGGAAATCGGGAGCGGAACGTCACCTCTCAAGCGCTTCCTACCGAATGTCATCACCTCCGATGTGCTGAAATTAGACTATCTGGACTTTGTCTTCGATTGCCATGAGATCGCGGGGTTGCCTGACGTTGCGGATCACAGCGTCGACGTGATTACGATGACGAATGTCCTGCATCACCTGAAGGATCCCCTTGTGTTCCTCCGCGGGGCGACGCGCAAGCTCAAAAAGGGCGGCAGGGTGTATGTGACGGAACCTTATTTGTCTTGGTTCTCCTACCCGATGTATAAACTTCTCCATCACGAGCCGGTGGATTTCAGTATCCGCCGCCCGGTTCTGGATACCGTTCAGGGCCCTCTTTCGACCTCAAACCAGGCGATGCCGCATATGATCTTCTTTCAGCGGCCGGACTGGCTCGCTGAGCTTGCAGATTGCTATAGCCTTGAGAAGACAAGGATCAGCTATTTCACCTCGCTCTCCTATATGGTGACAGGCGGGATATCGAGGACGTTTCCTGTGCCGAGTTGGGCCTATAAGCCTTACTTCAAGCTCGACAAAGCAATAGGCACCGCGCTGCCCAAGGTGTTCGCCTCGTTCTTCACGGCCCGCCTCACGTCAAGAGAAGAGGTGTAG
- a CDS encoding LysR family transcriptional regulator, whose protein sequence is MDKTELSFDRMRTFVRVAERGNLSMVARELGVGQSTVTRHLNELEEAVGVPLLSRTTRRVTLTEEGSRYYTNCLQILRLVEQAAEEARDARQAPAGAVRLSCTAALGVMHVTRMIFDFQDRHPDIRIDLNLTDERIDLVREGVDVALRLGPLADSSMKLHAVGESQRLLVGAPAYLSARGRPERPADLSRYETIVMSNVAGSNQLLLSSPDGASLIIPVGGRLRVDHGLAAREALAAGRGIGPTHLWLIQDLLDDGRLEVVLGDYRPLPVPVSLLIVPERAAIARVRLLVDFLAAEIAKLPGIRPS, encoded by the coding sequence ATGGATAAGACGGAATTGTCCTTCGACAGGATGCGCACCTTTGTTCGGGTCGCCGAGCGCGGTAACCTGTCAATGGTCGCAAGGGAGCTCGGCGTCGGCCAATCCACCGTGACGCGGCACCTCAATGAACTCGAGGAGGCTGTCGGCGTGCCGCTTCTCAGCCGCACCACCCGTCGCGTCACCCTGACGGAGGAGGGCAGTCGCTATTATACCAACTGCCTGCAGATCTTGCGCCTGGTCGAACAGGCTGCCGAGGAAGCCAGAGATGCCCGTCAGGCTCCGGCGGGCGCTGTTCGGCTTTCCTGTACGGCAGCGCTCGGTGTGATGCATGTCACGCGAATGATCTTCGATTTCCAGGACAGGCATCCGGACATCCGCATCGACCTCAACTTGACGGACGAGCGCATCGACCTGGTTCGTGAAGGCGTTGACGTGGCGCTTCGCCTTGGACCTCTCGCCGACAGCTCAATGAAACTCCATGCGGTCGGGGAGAGCCAGCGGCTGCTGGTCGGCGCTCCGGCCTATTTGTCCGCCCGGGGACGGCCGGAGCGCCCGGCCGATCTGTCACGCTACGAAACCATCGTGATGTCGAACGTGGCAGGCAGCAATCAACTCCTTCTTTCCTCTCCCGATGGCGCCAGCCTGATCATCCCGGTCGGCGGTCGGTTGCGTGTCGATCATGGGCTTGCGGCGCGCGAGGCTCTTGCTGCCGGACGCGGCATCGGTCCGACACATCTCTGGCTGATTCAAGATCTTCTGGACGACGGCCGGCTCGAGGTGGTGCTTGGAGACTACAGGCCTTTGCCGGTTCCGGTGAGCTTGCTGATTGTTCCGGAGCGTGCAGCCATTGCCCGCGTTCGGCTCCTCGTCGACTTTCTTGCCGCGGAGATTGCCAAGCTGCCGGGAATCCGGCCGTCGTAA